In a single window of the Brachionichthys hirsutus isolate HB-005 chromosome 18, CSIRO-AGI_Bhir_v1, whole genome shotgun sequence genome:
- the fndc5a gene encoding fibronectin type III domain-containing protein 5 codes for MGRFLLLVFGCLCVSPVTADSLSPPVNVTVREVKANFAVVTWDIPDGDTVIGFAITQQKKGVRTLRFIQEVNTTTRSCALWDLENETDYIVHVQSISMSGTSPQSEPLSFQTLKEAETQASTSKDEVTMEEVGQTTQLRAGELIIIVVVLIMWAGVIALFCRQYDIIKDNEPNNNKDKAKNSSECSTPEHPTGGLLRSKFPRNNNNNNRTPCVNIIEV; via the exons ATGGGGAGATTTTTGCTGCTCGTCTTCGGCTGTCTCTGCGTTTCTCCAGTCACAGCCG atAGTTTGTCGCCTCCTGTCAATGTGACCGTCAGAGAGGTGAAAGCTAACTTTGCCGTGGTAACATGGGACATCCCAGATGGAGACACTGTTATTGGCTTCGCCATCACTCAGCAG AAGAAAGGCGTGCGCACGCTGCGTTTCATCCAGGAAGTGAACACCACCACACGCTCCTGCGCACTATGGGACTTGGAGAACGAGACGGACTACATTGTGCACGTCCAGTCAATCAGCATGTCTGGGACGAGCCCGCAGAGCGAGCCCCTGAGCTTTCAAACGCTGAAGGAGGCCGAGACTCAGGCCTCGACGAGTAAag ACGAAGTGACAATGGAGGAAGTGGGCCAGACCACCCAGCTGAGGGCGGGGGAGCTCATCATCATCGTGGTGGTGCTCATCATGTGGGCAG GTGTGATCGCCCTCTTCTGCCGccagtatgacatcatcaaagacaacgAGCCCAATAACAATAAGGACAAAGCCAAGAACTCTTCTGAGTGCAGCACCCCGGAGCATCCGACGGGGGGTCTGTTGCGCAGTAAG TTCCCccggaacaacaacaacaacaacaggacgCCATGCGTCAACATCATCGAGGTGTGA
- the olig4 gene encoding oligodendrocyte transcription factor 4: protein MDSDSGSTGSRSSSPDLVVDDCAGGFFSNNMFQTYCQGNRVDGKDGQEGTKTKVGSELSKDEVQDLRLKVNSRERKRMHDLNQAMDGLREVMPYAQGPSVRKLSKISTLLLARNYILMLSNSLEDMKKLVGDVYGGSAAVQSRTAAHAAVTAPTPTPHLPLHPLVQSLHSLVGSTPPALQHHAASAAAAAPRSPPSASFLGFHAPVQGLLKEPLHLTGSYRHFPGMPCPCSLCQPLHATTATLHSLSMTK from the coding sequence ATGGATTCTGATTCCGGTTCCACCGgcagccgctcctcctcccctgACCTGGTGGTGGACGATTGTGCAGGCGGCTTCTTCTCCAACAACATGTTCCAGACGTACTGCCAAGGAAACCGAGTGGACGGCAAGGACGGCCAGGAGGGGACAAAAACCAAGGTCGGGTCTGAGCTCAGCAAGGACGAGGTTCAGGACCTGAGGCTGAAAGTCaacagcagagagaggaagaggatgcatGATCTGAACCAGGCGATGGACGGCCTGAGAGAGGTCATGCCCTACGCTCAGGGACCTTCCGTCCGCAAGCTGTCAAAGATCTCCACTTTGCTGTTGGCCCGCAACTACATCCTCATGCTGTCCAACTCCCTGGAGGACATGAAGAAGCTGGTGGGTGACGTCTACGGAGGCAGCGCGGCCGTCCAGAGCCGCACGGCTGCCCACGCTGCCGTCACTGCTCCGACCCCGACGCCGCACCTTCCTCTGCATCCTCTGGTCCAATCGCTGCACTCTCTGGTTGGCAGCACGCCTCCGGCTCTCCAGCACCACGCAGCCtcggcagctgctgctgcgccaCGCTCCCCTCCATCCGCCAGCTTCCTAGGGTTTCACGCTCCAGTCCAGGGCCTCCTGAAGGAGCCGCTCCACTTGACCGGCTCCTACAGGCACTTCCCCGGCATGCCCTGCCCCTGCTCGCTCTGCCAGCCGTTGCACGCCACGACCGCCACCTTACACAGCCTGTCTATGACCAAATGA